Proteins co-encoded in one Paraburkholderia edwinii genomic window:
- the fliH gene encoding flagellar assembly protein FliH produces the protein MRMSEREPARSDVLSAYQRWEMASFDPVPEPEPVEDERDIEAEIQRLRDAAHAEGVASGHVAGQALGYQAGYEQGHAKGVEQGRAEARKEAERVIAIADAFTGALGAAQSEVAETLVALALDIAQQVVRQHVQHDPTALLAAAREVIAAEPALTGAPHLIVSPADLPIVEAYLMDELRARGWNVRTDPAIERGGCRAQAATGEVDATIGTRWERVAAALGKVSTW, from the coding sequence ATGCGTATGTCTGAACGTGAGCCCGCGCGCAGCGACGTGCTGTCCGCGTATCAGCGGTGGGAGATGGCATCGTTCGATCCGGTGCCGGAACCCGAACCCGTTGAAGACGAACGCGACATCGAAGCCGAGATTCAGCGGCTTCGCGACGCTGCGCATGCCGAGGGAGTCGCGTCGGGCCATGTGGCCGGACAGGCGCTCGGCTATCAGGCGGGCTACGAGCAGGGACACGCGAAGGGCGTCGAACAGGGACGGGCCGAAGCGCGCAAGGAAGCGGAGCGCGTGATCGCGATCGCCGATGCGTTTACCGGCGCGCTCGGCGCCGCGCAAAGCGAAGTGGCCGAGACGCTGGTCGCGCTCGCGCTCGATATCGCCCAGCAGGTCGTGCGCCAGCATGTGCAGCACGACCCGACCGCGCTGCTCGCCGCGGCGCGCGAAGTGATCGCGGCCGAACCGGCTCTTACCGGCGCGCCGCATCTGATCGTGAGCCCGGCCGATCTGCCGATCGTCGAGGCGTATCTGATGGACGAACTGCGTGCGCGCGGCTGGAACGTGCGCACCGATCCCGCGATCGAGCGCGGCGGCTGCCGCGCGCAGGCCGCGACCGGCGAGGTGGACGCGACCATCGGCACGCGCTGGGAGCGCGTCGCAGCCGCGCTCGGCAAGGTGAGCACATGGTGA